One genomic window of Blastocatellia bacterium includes the following:
- a CDS encoding serine/threonine protein kinase, whose product MWHNKAKEIIDLALAKGLIKKEEIPNFDNSKEHQGYSTTRIEKGLHCLRYLKENNLLTDELIKGLEKEVDRKKETTSLKVANLADIKKVDVLEDKFNENSAYCEKSGNSKVNKYQIIGLLGKGGMSKVYKAYDLYLRRFVVMKFTNNEKDQEAIERLLLEARAQAKIEHPNVCKIYDVAKTRKRFFIVSQYVEGETLDEIQPKLSLIEKIELIIDVANALATAHAHNIIHRDIKPRNIIVEKTDIGNWKPYLIDFGLAKELYQPYLTEYGSILGTPCYMSPEQASGESSKLDCRTDIYSLGATLYELLVDRPPFSGENALNILVKVINQQPIALREIDSSISAELERIVLKCLEKDPKNRYQSTQGLIRDLRQYLNLEKKITAFKEDKKLLNQEKILEKSNLPLYMRLIAPAGLFICVLIISFLFSSNQSNILSILSIK is encoded by the coding sequence ATGTGGCATAATAAAGCAAAAGAAATAATAGATTTAGCTTTAGCAAAAGGATTAATTAAAAAAGAAGAAATACCAAACTTTGATAATAGTAAAGAACACCAGGGTTATTCAACTACTAGAATTGAAAAGGGGTTACACTGTTTAAGATATCTTAAGGAGAATAATTTACTAACAGATGAGCTAATTAAGGGTTTAGAAAAAGAGGTTGATAGAAAAAAAGAAACAACAAGCTTAAAAGTAGCAAATTTAGCTGATATAAAAAAAGTTGATGTTTTAGAAGATAAATTTAATGAAAATTCTGCTTATTGTGAAAAATCTGGTAACTCAAAAGTTAATAAATATCAAATCATTGGCTTATTAGGTAAAGGAGGAATGAGTAAAGTTTATAAAGCCTATGATTTATACCTAAGAAGATTTGTAGTAATGAAATTTACAAATAATGAGAAAGATCAAGAAGCTATTGAAAGATTGCTTTTAGAAGCTAGGGCGCAAGCTAAAATAGAGCATCCTAATGTTTGTAAAATTTATGATGTAGCAAAGACAAGAAAACGGTTTTTTATTGTTTCTCAATATGTTGAAGGGGAAACATTAGATGAAATACAGCCTAAGCTATCTTTAATAGAAAAAATAGAATTAATAATAGATGTAGCAAATGCTTTGGCTACAGCACATGCACATAATATTATCCACCGTGATATAAAGCCAAGAAATATTATTGTTGAAAAAACGGATATAGGTAATTGGAAGCCATATTTAATAGATTTTGGTTTAGCTAAGGAACTTTACCAGCCATACCTAACAGAATATGGAAGTATTTTAGGAACACCTTGTTATATGTCACCAGAACAAGCTAGTGGTGAAAGCTCAAAACTAGATTGTCGAACAGATATTTATAGTTTAGGGGCTACTCTTTATGAGTTACTAGTTGATCGTCCACCTTTTAGTGGGGAAAATGCACTCAATATTTTAGTTAAGGTAATAAATCAACAACCTATAGCTTTAAGAGAAATAGACTCTAGTATTTCAGCAGAACTAGAACGCATTGTTCTAAAATGTTTAGAAAAAGACCCAAAAAATCGCTATCAATCAACCCAAGGGTTAATCAGAGATTTAAGACAATACTTAAATTTAGAAAAAAAGATAACTGCTTTTAAGGAAGATAAAAAACTACTTAATCAAGAAAAGATATTAGAAAAAAGTAATCTACCTTTATACATGCGATTAATTGCACCAGCAGGATTATTTATTTGTGTATTGATTATATCGTTTCTTTTTAGTAGTAACCAAAGCAATATACTAAGTATTTTAAGTATAAAATAG
- a CDS encoding CBS domain-containing protein produces MRSIGDLIVGRKLYTVAETANILTVVQLMVKRKVGALPITDKIGQIIGIFTERDLLKRVVAAELDIKQTLVSQVMTRKLITANVDETSTYCLRKMKEKKIRHILVAKEGKIVGIISQRDLIEVDLAEKRKALQSIDA; encoded by the coding sequence ATGAGAAGTATCGGAGATTTAATAGTAGGACGTAAACTTTACACAGTAGCAGAAACGGCTAATATTTTAACAGTTGTTCAACTTATGGTAAAACGTAAAGTCGGAGCCTTACCTATTACTGATAAAATAGGTCAAATTATAGGCATTTTTACAGAAAGAGATCTCTTAAAACGTGTTGTTGCGGCTGAACTAGATATAAAACAGACTTTAGTTAGTCAGGTAATGACACGTAAGCTAATTACTGCTAATGTTGATGAAACTTCTACTTATTGTTTGCGCAAAATGAAGGAAAAAAAAATAAGACATATTTTGGTTGCAAAAGAAGGTAAAATTGTAGGAATTATTTCTCAAAGAGATTTAATAGAAGTAGATTTAGCGGAAAAAAGAAAAGCTCTTCAATCAATAGATGCGTAA
- a CDS encoding WbqC family protein, which produces MRIAILQPGYLPWLGFFDQLWRSDRFVIYDDVQYTRRDWRSRNRIKTSKGEHWLSVPVINHGRFHQLINEAEIDYNQNWTHKHLSTITSNYHRTPYFEKYYPKLAEIFNLKPKYLLELDMALIYICAKWLGINTEIIFSSKLNISGSSTERLVKICQHLKADHYLTGNAAKDYLDKSMFSKANIELEYHNYTHPFYKQLYPPFIPYLSIVDLLFNHGQDSLAILTREKILESED; this is translated from the coding sequence ATGCGAATAGCTATCTTACAACCTGGATATTTGCCCTGGTTAGGCTTTTTTGATCAATTATGGCGTTCAGATCGCTTTGTCATTTATGATGACGTGCAATATACCCGCCGTGATTGGCGTAGCCGTAACCGTATCAAAACCTCAAAGGGTGAGCATTGGCTAAGTGTTCCTGTAATAAATCATGGCCGTTTTCATCAATTAATTAATGAAGCGGAAATTGACTATAACCAAAACTGGACGCATAAACACTTAAGCACAATAACAAGTAATTATCATCGTACACCTTATTTTGAAAAATATTACCCTAAATTAGCAGAAATTTTTAACTTAAAACCTAAATATTTGCTAGAGCTAGATATGGCATTGATCTATATCTGTGCTAAATGGTTAGGTATTAATACAGAAATAATTTTTTCATCTAAGTTAAATATTTCTGGAAGTAGTACAGAAAGGTTAGTCAAAATTTGCCAACACTTAAAAGCTGACCATTATTTAACTGGCAATGCGGCAAAAGATTATTTAGATAAGTCAATGTTTAGCAAAGCAAATATAGAACTAGAATATCACAACTATACACATCCCTTTTATAAACAACTTTATCCGCCCTTTATCCCTTATTTATCAATCGTTGACCTACTTTTTAATCATGGTCAAGATAGTTTAGCAATTTTAACAAGAGAAAAGATTTTAGAAAGTGAGGACTAA
- a CDS encoding class I SAM-dependent methyltransferase: MNNNVTRGHGLLEGFLANQRIKMANKLIIDKYRQGKLLDIGCGSYPLFLTKVEFSQKYGLDKMVQPSQIETLKKQNINLINYDSEENQSLPFEDNFFDVVTMLAVFEHIEPVKLPNLLREIKRILKPNGIYILTTPAVWTDGLLRFLAKLNLVSPAEIEEHKDAYSHKKIAQFLTKADFQKEKLQFGYFELFMNVWATATK; encoded by the coding sequence ATGAATAATAACGTAACCAGAGGACATGGACTATTAGAAGGCTTTTTAGCTAACCAAAGAATAAAAATGGCAAATAAGCTAATAATTGATAAATATCGGCAAGGAAAGTTGCTTGATATAGGTTGTGGCTCTTATCCATTGTTTTTAACTAAAGTAGAATTTAGTCAAAAATATGGTTTAGATAAAATGGTGCAGCCTTCACAGATAGAAACACTTAAAAAGCAAAATATAAATTTAATTAATTATGATAGTGAAGAAAATCAAAGCCTTCCTTTTGAAGATAATTTCTTTGATGTAGTAACTATGCTGGCAGTATTTGAACATATTGAACCAGTAAAACTCCCAAATTTGTTAAGAGAAATTAAAAGAATATTAAAACCTAATGGAATTTACATATTAACAACTCCTGCTGTTTGGACAGATGGACTACTTAGATTTTTAGCTAAGCTTAATTTAGTTAGCCCAGCAGAAATTGAAGAACATAAGGACGCTTATAGTCATAAAAAAATCGCTCAATTCCTTACAAAAGCAGATTTTCAGAAAGAAAAACTACAATTTGGTTATTTTGAATTGTTTATGAATGTATGGGCAACTGCCACTAAATAG